Part of the Plasmodium malariae genome assembly, chromosome: 9 genome is shown below.
ATGAACTTCTCTCTACATGAACTGCTAACTAAGAGAACATATAGGCATTTGAACAAAATAACTAGCTGAacgatataaataaaaaatattatttctctACTTTGATTTTTATACGTttcatcttttattttttattgcagAATAATGGCTATATCTACGTTCATGGAAGGGATAAACAAATGCACCCTATAATTGTTATCAActgcaaaaattttattacagCAAATGCTGTAAGTAGATAAGTAAAAGTGTGaacatatgtgtgtgtaggcgtttgtttatatatatgtacatatacatgtttatatgcacgtgtttataaattaaatatgtgcATTTTGAACTGttttcaatttatataatattgttatCTGTagacatatgcatatacatatttaccaTATATTGTGTATTGTTCATCGTGTATTGTTCATCGTGTATTGTTTATTGTATATTGTCTATTGTGTActttatattgtttattatttttttttttttttttcattgcaGAAAGACGTTTTAAAGGTAGTGTACTACTGGCTGGGTAATTCTACGATTAcatcttatttatttaattatattttggtTACTTGTTAATACGTATTACATTTCTTTGGAtacattaacatattttactGTTCCCCTTAcgtttttcgttttttaccctttttttttttttaatttattttttcctttcgtttaggcttttttttttttttttttttttttcttcgtttcttacaattttttttttcgtatttctttcatttttagaGTACATTATATCGAAACTATTCGTTGAAGGAAAAATTGAACAGTGGCGAGTCATCGTGGACCTAAGTTCCTGTGgtgttttaaatatacctATAGGAACATTAAAGGATATTTCCAGATGCTTAAgtgtaattataatataacaaaatataatatgtagtACAAGAAATGAAcgaaatttttatatcagCAAAGCTTactcaaaataaaatgaaaataagaataGAGTGAAAagtgtttttattttcaattttaatttcgtattcttattttttattttgtattcttatatttatttcgcattcttatgtttatttcgcattcttatgtttatttcgcgttcttatgtttatttcgcattcttatgtttatttcgcattcttatgtttatttcgcattcttatgtttatttcgcgttcttatgtttatttcgcattcttatgtttatttcatattcttatttttatttcgtgttctcattttattttgtattcttatatttatttcgtattcttatatttatttcgtattcttatttttactttttattcttattcttaaacttattcttattttatctttttcccTTTCCAGTGCAATTATAGATCGAGGTTGTCAAAAATGTTAGTACTGAGTGCACCCCTGTTTGTAACTGGAATATGGCATATGCTTAAGTCCATCATACCTGTAACTTGAAAATtggaaattttataataactgAACATTTATTAGtctcctttttccttttttcccaATTTCAATTATgatcataaaaattttttgcttaattttttatttattttgtaggTTGTTACACAGCAAAAAATTACTATATCATCATCGGAAATAGATGTAAGAAAAGACAGAAGTTTAACTTGTTAcataatcctttttttttttttattttacgtaTCGAAGAAGTTATTCTTTTCACGTATCatcttctttttctctttttttttttatttttttagaaaaaattgttaGATCAAGTCGACGTGGACCAACTAGAAAGTAAGTTTTAGAAAGGTCTTTTTAGACATAACATTACATGAAGCtcagtatatataatttatatgcatatataataagcatattacatatatgcatgcatataagcatattacatatatattacacatacatatatgcatgtatataagcatattacatatatacacttatacttgtacatataaaaacatattatatatatgtgcatattatgaaaatgtaTCCCAAGAataatgtacatttatatttaactttttgccttatcatttttgtttttcttttttctattcCCATTTTTAGGAAAATTCGGAGGAACATGCGATAATGCAACCGTGTTTACAGAACCTATTATGCCTTAAGTTTCatttgttataatttatagttttcccgttttaattatatatatttactcattttcatttctttttttttatgatatatatatatatttgaaaattttattctctGTGCATATATTATGATGCATTTCACGTTGCTTCTGTTGCGTTGTGttactttccttttttttttttaattttctatgTTCTCTTTATAGCTTTATTAAACACGTACGtcaatatatacacatttatgtACCTATTagttatgtgtatatacacatgtatgtacatgcatatttatatttaagtacACTTTGGTGTATATAGTATGTATACATGCTCACATGTGTGTATAACCCCGTTcgtaattttgtatttttttatttttattttcatttttttttttttttttttaagtttaatCGTCTAAACGAAAATTGatactttaaaatttttttaagaaacaaaagccatttatataaatgcatatgcTTATAAATCATTTTAACTTAGAACAAAAAGAAGTTTGATTTtgtgtaaaataaaagacaaaaaatatatacatacaaacaggCAAATGGTTGTGTAATATAATCATGTGTGCACAcatacgcatatacatatatatatacatataaatgtaaatatatatatatatatatatttattgattTATTATACGTATGCATGTTGACATATCTTTTTAAGACATATCCTTTTTAACATTCACAATTGGTTACAATGAAATAGAggattataattaataaggTGTAAAAACGTATATACAAAACATATTACGAAATAATGAAAGTGGGGGAagtatcctttttttttttttttttccctacAGTTGGAAAGAATTATCTGAAGGGGGGAAATtctgttcattttttccctAATTCTTTTACCAAATATTTTGCTCACATTTCATCTCATTTTTTCATAGATCTTGGTCAAAAAACACGTGATAAAAGAACCGTTCAAGAATAACAAAAGATAagccaaaaaaaaagcaagaagaaaagaaaaatatatgtaacacgaaataacaaaaatattttttttgtcttaaCAAAGCagtaaacttttttttccccctaAAAAATAGCCTTACGGGATACGTTAATTTACTATCTTCATTTTGCTCGTTGCCCATATATTTGTGCATGTACTCTGaattatgtacatgtgtaataaaaaaaaaaaaaaaaatttataattccttttacataacaaaataaatgcataaatagGTTAGCTGCACAAAATCGCTAAATTATTTACTATATGTTATATGTCCTACATAAGGCTTAAATGGTTTGCAGTACACACGAGGTACACTACACGACTTCACACTGAGAAATTTTTACCGTTTACTACTTTTCTGCTAATACAACAGCTCATTAAGTTCtcaaatttacataaaagcgaaatgtttttataaatacttaaaaatgGTAGAACTTATTATCAATGATAAAAACACACGGTAGATATTTTTACCTTTCGTACACTTTATCAAGTTACCCATTTCAGTCTCTTTGTCTTTTTGttcgtatttatttttgtctttttcttcgtctttatttttgtctttttcttcgtatttatttttgtctttttcttCGTCTTTATTTTTGTCTTTTACTTCGTCTTTATTTTGTCTTTTACTTCGTCTTTATTTTTGTCTTTTACTTCGTCTTTATTTTTGTCTTTTACTTCGTCTCTATCTTTGTCTTTTTCTTCGTCTTTATCTttgtctttttcttcttctttatatttgtttttatcttTGACTTTggctttttccttttcttctaAAATGGGACAAATAATAGTTCACTTATCTGACgttacacttttttttttttttttcgatcTATTATGCTTCGAATAATAgccttattattttatttttttataaactatTTCGTTTAccagtaatatttttattttatatttttttttttttttttcgagcTATTAAGCTGTCAACAATAGCctcattttcttttcttttttttatatttaccttacctttatttatattttcattttcaatgtttatatttgtagTACAAAAATTGGTCGATTCTTCTTCTgtatcttttaaatttagaCATGTTActaattcttttctttttttttctagccgattatttattaatgaaatgTCATAAGAGGAGTAACTCATACAATTATTCAAGAGCtcttttttcaaatgatCTTCTCCTCCTTTGCTCTTATGAAAATTTGATACGCTTTCAGAATTCGTACTAGCGGTAACAGTATCATGAGATTTGCAAGCTTTTACCTTATCtgtttcaaaaatatttaaattggCTACATTTTCCAAACTGGTTATATTTTCCAAATTTACTGCATTTTCTAAACTGGTCATATAAGCACAGTCGGAATTTTGAACATGATCCCCCCTAGGGCTTGTACTTTCTGTTCTGATTTGTGTGTGTCCCACTTTCTCATCCCTTAACATAGAAATCTTAGCCTTCCTCTGATCTTGATTTTGTCTATTTGTGCTATATATATCTCCTATAGATATGCATTCATCAATTATGTCTAATactgtaaaatttttttgttctttcttTCTATTTATTACTGTTTTTAGTATTTGATCTAAAtctttactattttttttatattcacatTCCTCGTCGTTACCCTCTTCTAAATTTTCGTATGTTCTTACAAGGCTACTATCATCACTTTCCGATTTGTCTGAAGTCATGTCTACATTTGATTTATCACTTAAgttaacaatatttttaatattacttaaattgttttttattttgtatatgcTGTTGTTTATAATACGTACACTCTTGTTGATGGAGGAGGTACAAGTAGCATCATCGTCGTTACAGTTATTGTAATAAGAACCATCGTTATAAGAGagatcatcatcatcatcgtcatcattttcatcatcatcattttcatcattatcattttcatcattatcattttcatcattatcattttcatcatcatcattttcatcattatcattttcatcattatcattttcatcattatcattttcatcattatcattttcatcattatcattttcaCCATCATCATTTTCACCATCATCATTTTCACCATCATCATTTTCACCATCATCATTTTCGccatcatcattattatcgtttacataaattttgtCTGTTGCAGTTTTTGCATAATCAtcatttagaaataatatgtttttatcgTCCTTGTTGAAACTGCTATAATGTATATCATCTACCTTCACACCATCTGCTTTATTGTGGTCCACCAGGTCATCTTTCACGGTTGCATTATTACTTACAATGTTTATATTCCTAAAGCTTTTCCTTGCGTGTgcattttcataatttccTTCCTCTTGGTCATTATTACTTACACACAATATTTTCTTGTATGTTTTTTCCCCCAAAGTAATCTTCTTTTCGTCATATGGGACTCCCAATTTTTCTGTTTCAacctcatttttttcttccaatGTGAATGGAGGATGTTTTTCATTACCATTATGCTGCAACTTCATCAAGGTGTTTTGCAGCGTGAATATAACTAATACAAGTTTAAAAAgggtaaaagaaaaataaagaagctAAATGAAACGAAAAAACCCTCGATTCTAATTAGAGTTAACTAAAATGGCTCAGACTAAACAGCTGAACAGTTAATGAGATATTGGGGCTATAAAATGggaaagtaaaataaaaggataaaaaatgaagacgCGCATAATGGTCTagttatataacataaaaataacaaaagagctttttaattttttgtttacattcatttttttccacATATGGATATGCAGTAAAAAGGGggcatgtatatgtattttataaatatatatacatgaatatatttgtatatattcatacgtatatatatattcatatatatatactataaagATAATTTTGACAAAAAcacgtaaaaataaatataaacttgtgaaaaaaaaatttatgggTAAACTAACTCCCCTTTAATATGAATGGGTAAAAGATAGAGACACATATAGGCCCCACAAGCGCATGTAAAAGGTCAAGTATAAACCATAAAAATAGCATATGGCATGTGTTAAATGGTATGTGTTATGTGTTATGTGTTATGCGTTATGtgttatatgttaaatataattagtaTAGGAACCAtttaaagaaagaaaaaaataattttggacagctttttcataattaaacagtataattaattaataataaatgcgTACAAATggtgcaattttttttttttttttttttttctcttcaaaATACATCATCAAATGATCAAATGTAGAGTATAATCTTGGATAAGGGACGCATATAAAGCTGAGTGTGTATGgggtaataaaaaaggaagacaggaaaaaaaaaatgaaaaaaataataaattaaaaaaaagagaagcaaaataaattaaaaaaaagagaaaaaatatatattaaaaaaaagaaaagcaaaataaattacaaaaaagagaaaaatatatattaaaaaaaagaaaagcaaaataaattacaaaaaagagaaaaatatatattaaaaaaaagaaaagcaaaataaattacaaaaaagagaaaaaatatatattaaaaaaaaaaaaaaagcaaaataaattacaaaaaagagaaaaacaatatattaaaaaaaagagaaaaaaaatatattaaaaaaaagagaaaaaaaatatattaaaaaaaagaaaagcaaaataaattaaaagaaaaaaaaaaaaaaaaaatgcttcgTACTCCTCGCGGAAAGCGCAAGGacccatatatattaaaaatccTCATTCTTACTAGCATCTATGATGGTAAGTATTCTATTATATGAATTGTCTAGAAACGTTAATATAGGAGAAGAGGCATACTTTGGCATATGCTCATAAGCCgactttaaatttttatatgtatattcgaAAGTGTATTTTTCCACAGAAGGTATTGTACATGGATTCCCAGATTTATCTTCATATTTACATGTGCTGTCGTCTTTGTTTTTCCCATTCATGTGATCATTCTGCTTTgtgctactactactactacaattattattactaatacCCTGCTCTGTGTTTGTCATATTTCTTGGAGTATTTAGGTGCtcatagttttttttttcgattcCAATATTTGCATTCTGATTAGAATAATCCCCCAAATTTTGGTCATCTccttgttcatttttttttgcctctATCTTCTCGTCATATATAACACTAGGTTGATAAGGCTCCTcgtcattattttttacattttttaaatttatataattttcacgtaaatatatgttttcataaaaatattttctttcatgttcttttcttttattttgtaaactAATTGGAGCTAAATCTGATGAATCCATTTGAGCTAGGTCACTACAACTAATTGTTCcatttagtatttttttcctcaatTCGGAATTATCTTTTCTTAGTAAATTACTACATATAGAAAATAGCTTCATTTTAATATCcatcttattattatatgtttgtattaCTTGCTctactatatttttactgATCATTGTTGTATCTGCATCCATGTTTTCCTTATCTAAGcactgttttattttatcaattaCTTTTGTATATTTCGTTATACTTCTACTTCCTACATCCTCGTCATTGCACTGTGTATCCTTTTCATCCAAGTCCTcaactaattttttatattcctcGTCTTTTCTTTCTCTACGCAATCTTTCATAAACATTGTTCCCGCTGCTGACGGCCATGTTGTTCCCACTGCTGACTGTATTGCTTCCACTACTAACCGTGTTATTGCCACTGCTGGCCATGTTATTATCCTCACTTacatttttcccttttacagaaattatttttttcgtcctagaattttcatttttcttttgtggttttcctttttttttcctcttttttcttttttttctactagATGTATATTCATCAATGTAAAATCCCGAGTCACCACTATATACTTCTTCATTTagtatttgtttttcttccACAATATCCTCATCTgtattatcttttaaatcTTCATTAAAGGAATACTCATCCTCGCTTTCATTCGGTAAGCACTTTTCATCGAACAATTCATCGtcctcctcttttttttttttttttcttttctttcctCGGCATCTTTTGCTATCCCTTTTGTTGTTGGTTTTCTCAAAGACATTTGTTCCACTATTTGTAGCTGCACACCCAGGAATATGATATCCACCATTCTGAGTGCATTGACAATTTGTATTAATTCCTTTCTCATCATTTTTTGCAACATCAAAAATTTCAACAATTTCGTTATTACTATTTGCACCTGTACAACTGTCAATCAGGGTTTTACCCTCCTCGTTCaccttctttcttttttttcttttttttttactttcatttGCAAGATATCGTGAATGCTGGACTAAActttttatcatttcttcAGTTCCACTTTCCTTCCTCcctttttttgatttatttggGAATAATGcacttttattattgttcctttttttctcacCTTCTTTCTCTGCCTTTATGTTATtgttacttctttttttttttttattagaagAAGGGGTGGCATATTTTCTGTTACCGGGTACTAGCGTATGGTCACTCGCACGCTTTTCACTACTACTACAGTAACTGatactgctactactactgctacttgTACTACTACTGGTACTGCTACTTTcactactactactgttGTTACTGCTACTTCTACCGCTGCTGCCAACACGATCATGTTTAACAATAATAGGCAAGTGTTCCCCTAATTttgtgcttttttttttatttgtttcacACATGGgagatataatttttttttttcttgcttGTGCAGGTgaatttttcactttttcatttaaagttattttatttttctgaacagttaataataaaacttcTTCTTTTGTTACATCATATAAGGAGAAAAAGGGAATATCAAGGTGgaagatattttttatatattcattatataaaacaaaattatggttaaatgaatttacgatattacaaaaataagagaaataatttatatgttcatttaaattatatacattattatgtatgcaattcatgcatataaaatatatatctgtttgcttaattttttgtctttttatttttatatcatatgattttttatatttctgaaaaaatacgtacattttattatttccttcAGAATTATTAGTAGTATCCATATCTTTACTACtcgtaaaagtaaaaattttatgggccattattatattaatatcataataaattctacagttaaaacaaaaaaaatacagaaattcaaaatttttgtacgttaatacataattattacttttgtcataataaaaattagagTTATCCCTTATTTTCTCATATAAATTCGcattaatgtaaaaatttaaactTTCGCTATTTCTTCTATTTAGGATAACACAATTTTTTGTTACTTGAGGAATTAATTTTGCATTCTTGCACAGAAAATTCTCATAGTAAAAAACTCTGAACGAGCAGTTTTTCCCCCTTTGTGCTCTCTCCTTCGTCATTCCGTTAAACACAATTTTTTCGTCGTACACACAGGGGGTACTGTTATCactgttattgttactgttactgaGGCTACTACGACTGCTACTACTACAGTTCGCTTCTTCGTTCagaatattcatatttagaGCGGGAGTGTCAACTTTTTGCGCGCTTTTTGCATTTTGTGTTGCTTCCGATGAGGACCCATTGCACCGATAAGTGATACCTCCTATTATGTGACTTCCTACCTTTCCATTTAATTCATCAAGGCTATATTTCCCCTTCTCATTACTGGGTTCACTATCACATGCTACTGCTTCATTATCCTTTCCGTTCATAAAAGAAGCAGAGTTGGCACCACTACATTTGTCAGTAGTCCCTACCAAAGGTTTAAAGCGTTTTTCAAAATTGAGCACATCCAGCTGTTTGTTATGCTCGTAACACAAAGGGAAACtattgaataaatatataaattcgtaaaaattataaacatcTATTCGGTTAATTACACTTTTtacatcatttttattataatatccTAAACAGGGTAATACATTCCATCTATTCATAAAACATTCAAAACTGttatataagaattttttacattcatTATTAGTATAAATTAGCTGgcttataatatttatattactatCCTGTTTGacgaaattataaatttgtgATATTCTGATTTGGTCATTACCTTCCATAATACTAATAGTATCATATTTTCGTAATTTCCCCAAAtgacttttaattttttttttttttttttttctaatgttttttttattttcatcgtattttttgattatatcagaattttttaaattatttaaataactaTTCTTTTcgatttcatttttttccaaaatgcCTGAAGAAAGTTCAGATGAAGATGATGTTGTTGAGTACGAAGAGTACAAACTAGAGGAAGAAACTGATTCCGATGAAGATGCACAAGAATTTGACGAAGAAACAGACACGTGTGAATTAGAATgattcttattatatatgttgtgtgtcttattattattttcatatggTACATCCGGATTGGATTGTAAAAGATTAATATTTCTACTATCATCTGTATTATGCTTatcttttttgttcattattatttccatTCCGCTAGATAAATTACAATTGGTTACACATGGTTCATTATAACCCCCTttgcttttatatatagcACATTCACCCACGTCCTGCTTAAGAATTTGATGCGTCTGCGGTTTTCCATGGTGCTCATCCTTTTCAGCCCGTTCATCCTTTGCATCCTTTTCGTCCTTTTTATTCCGTTTCACATAATTCGCTTTGGGATAAGATTCAACATGTAAAATATCATATACTGACGGCTTTTCATTTAACGTGGTATaacaaaaagaatttttgtttaaatagCTATACAATTTGCATATATCGTTCAGCCTCATATGGTTATTTACTTTTCTAATATCTAGTTTTGTTAAGTCAtaatcaaaaatatttttacaattaatatCAACAAATTGTACATACTCCTCCTCTTCTTCCCgtgctttaatttttttactactacaagtattttttttattttcctcttttatCACATTAGttgtattattcatttttgcaTTGTATGAcgttttagaaaaaaaatgaataaaggCATCAATTAGAGTAGTACATCTACTCAAACgaacatatatgcatacgttTTATTTCGGCTCCAACTGACGAAAAAGTAGTAGTCATGTGGGGCATGGCACAGTGACGGAACAGCAGAGAAGAAATAATTTACACTTATACGAATAATATGCTGCTTTTATGGTTATATCTATTTTCCTTAGAAAACAAGAAAAGGAGTTTGtacaaaaatgcaaaaaatacTGTCCGCTATTACGGAAATATTCCTCATTTATATGGAAAATGTACGTATAAATAcgttttatatgtatatatatatatatatatatatatatatatatatatatatatatatatatatatatatatatatatacccttATACGTGCCACttaaaagaatttaataagaatattattatgtttgtACTGAAACTCGTGCAATGTAATTTCGTCTCTTAACTCCTTTCATTTTAATGAAggaaaattcttttaatatcaGTTATGTTCCccttttaatttcatttttattaaagaataatGCTGGGGATgcaaaagtaaatttttactcgtaaaaataaattatgtagatgattaaaaataatcattactcgttcgtttttttttttttttcttatcttataaatatattacattatcacatcttttataatatcatatcatttataatattatatcaaCCTGTATTATGTATTGAGTATTACgtattatgtttttcttttccttttttttttcctgttcATTGAGTTGTTCCTTCATCAAAGAAGCCTcacgcatatatatgcatgttgCTGTTACAGAAAAGCAAGTGAatagaaatttaaaaaaagaaaaaagaaaattatataggtTAGCTGCCTGCGCTAcgtaaatgtaaattatagcatttttgtttgtttgtttgtttgtttgtttgtttgtttgtttgtttgtttgtttgtttgtttttttgtttgtttttttgtatgtttatttttttgctcttttgctttttttgtttaatattttaaaaatataaaaatgacaaattaacaaaattgtatatttttttggagTGATATTTTATTCTGTACAAGtcagattttttttttttctttcttttctgttttatattcttcgtagataaaatgcatatatatatgtatatatgcataacaGCCGTGCAAAGCTGAACTCCAAGAAGTAGAATGTTTTTATGAGGATATTTTTCcatacaaaatgaaaaatatttcttattatagTTTAGCTTAATTTAGCATTTCTTTAGCTGCTTGAGTTTAAGTCATATATTTAAGTTGCTCATAACATTGTATCAGTTTTAATATACTTGCTATTTTGTCTTTTTATATGGagaaaagaatttttttttttttttttttttattttattattttttttttcacgtTAGATGATTTCAATATACGAGAATGCATGAAGGGTTTccctcaaaaaaaaaaatattattcttgtCATTTCATTTGTGTATATACGCTCAGTTGCATAAGCTTACTCGTATATGCTTCAcacattatatatgtacagttAAACCTATTTACAATCGCTTGTACGTATAATCGCACTCGTATGCATTCTCATTTGTAAACCTAGTTATATTCATAATGCGGATAAAAAAAGTACGTGGGGGAGAGGGAAGTGCTTCATTTATTTGCCAAGGCTACTATAAAAAGATCGGACCATAATTTTGAATTGAGTTCAAGTAATAATTGTTAACATTGGTAAGAAAGAAAGATAGGTTCATGCAAGTAATAAGGAAAGGGGGAAATGTAACACATAGAAAAAAGGGGCGATAGGAAGCGCATACATACTAGTTGGAAGTGGAACTATCTTTGTCCATATATCGTAtacgcatatgtatatgtatatataagtatgtgcacatatttacttatatgcgactatatttacatatatgcgactatatttacatatatgcgactatatttacatatatgcgactatatttacatatatgcgactatatttacatatatgcggctatatttacatatatgcggctatatttacacatatgcggctatatttacatatatgcggCTATGTTTACGCATATATGGCTTCCCTTTTTTaagcatttattttttttcccattttgaggagttaaatatgtatgacgagcataaaatatgtttgatTCACTTTTTTGAAAACCTGCATACAGATAGGTAGTATAATTAGCCATGTTTGAAAGAagcttttttgttttttaaaaaatatagttaagGAAAggaacacaaaaaaaaaaaaaaaaatttttatttatcactTATGTGCATACGCCAATTACAAATATGAAGAAGTAATAATGGCGgttagaataaaaaaatagcaatatACCTTGTATAACTACATAAACAACttacaaatatgtacataaataaatacgtaCGTAGATATGCTTGCACGTGTAACTGCCATCCACTGAGTGTACCTCTTCTACAAGGaaggaaacaaaaaagaGGT
Proteins encoded:
- the PmUG01_09037000 gene encoding conserved Plasmodium protein, unknown function; translation: MNNTTNVIKEENKKNTCSSKKIKAREEEEEYVQFVDINCKNIFDYDLTKLDIRKVNNHMRLNDICKLYSYLNKNSFCYTTLNEKPSVYDILHVESYPKANYVKRNKKDEKDAKDERAEKDEHHGKPQTHQILKQDVGECAIYKSKGGYNEPCVTNCNLSSGMEIIMNKKDKHNTDDSRNINLLQSNPDVPYENNNKTHNIYNKNHSNSHVSVSSSNSCASSSESVSSSSLYSSYSTTSSSSELSSGILEKNEIEKNSYLNNLKNSDIIKKYDENKKNIRKKKKKKIKSHLGKLRKYDTISIMEGNDQIRISQIYNFVKQDSNINIISQLIYTNNECKKFLYNSFECFMNRWNVLPCLGYYNKNDVKSVINRIDVYNFYEFIYLFNSFPLCYEHNKQLDVLNFEKRFKPLVGTTDKCSGANSASFMNGKDNEAVACDSEPSNEKGKYSLDELNGKVGSHIIGGITYRCNGSSSEATQNAKSAQKVDTPALNMNILNEEANCSSSSRSSLSNSNNNSDNSTPCVYDEKIVFNGMTKERAQRGKNCSFRVFYYENFLCKNAKLIPQVTKNCVILNRRNSESLNFYINANLYEKIRDNSNFYYDKSNNYVLTYKNFEFLYFFCFNCRIYYDINIIMAHKIFTFTSSKDMDTTNNSEGNNKMYVFFQKYKKSYDIKIKRQKIKQTDIYFICMNCIHNNVYNLNEHINYFSYFCNIVNSFNHNFVLYNEYIKNIFHLDIPFFSLYDVTKEEVLLLTVQKNKITLNEKVKNSPAQARKKKIISPMCETNKKKSTKLGEHLPIIVKHDRVGSSGRSSSNNSSSSESSSTSSSTSSSSSSSISYCSSSEKRASDHTLVPGNRKYATPSSNKKKKRSNNNIKAEKEGEKKRNNNKSALFPNKSKKGRKESGTEEMIKSLVQHSRYLANESKKKRKKRKKVNEEGKTLIDSCTGANSNNEIVEIFDVAKNDEKGINTNCQCTQNGGYHIPGCAATNSGTNVFEKTNNKRDSKRCRGKKRKKKKKEEDDELFDEKCLPNESEDEYSFNEDLKDNTDEDIVEEKQILNEEVYSGDSGFYIDEYTSSRKKRKKRKKKGKPQKKNENSRTKKIISVKGKNVSEDNNMASSGNNTVSSGSNTVSSGNNMAVSSGNNVYERLRRERKDEEYKKLVEDLDEKDTQCNDEDVGSRSITKYTKVIDKIKQCLDKENMDADTTMISKNIVEQVIQTYNNKMDIKMKLFSICSNLLRKDNSELRKKILNGTISCSDLAQMDSSDLAPISLQNKRKEHERKYFYENIYLRENYINLKNVKNNDEEPYQPSVIYDEKIEAKKNEQGDDQNLGDYSNQNANIGIEKKNYEHLNTPRNMTNTEQGISNNNCSSSSSTKQNDHMNGKNKDDSTCKYEDKSGNPCTIPSVEKYTFEYTYKNLKSAYEHMPKYASSPILTFLDNSYNRILTIIDASKNEDF